A section of the Phaseolus vulgaris cultivar G19833 chromosome 8, P. vulgaris v2.0, whole genome shotgun sequence genome encodes:
- the LOC137825487 gene encoding uncharacterized protein — protein sequence MYADRVESGTRRSVKERLDGNFLTDSTRQHKVTGKRQRQDDKWKHDLYDDNEPQLYNRKVTAQDLRLKLQKKGLHPGGQTGKSSVPRERDLRERLSGTMTPQPKNYDPPKPKVATKPSGKSIDVETPSVHNKRSANPTPKNVSRKADASLDEFLLSLGLEKYLISFQAEEVDMTALIHMTDEDLKAMGIPMGPRKKILLALESKD from the exons ATGTATGCTGATCGGGTGGAGAGTGGAACTCGGAGGTCGGTGAAAGAACGTCTTGATGGGAATTTCCTCACTGATTCTACTCGCCAACACAAAGTCACCGGAAAGAG GCAGAGGCAAGATGACAAGTGGAAACATGATCTCTATGACGACAATGAGCCCCAGCTCTATA ATCGCAAGGTCACTGCTCAAGATCTTCGTTTGAAGCTTCAAAAGAAAGGCCTGCATCCTGGAGGTCAAACTGGAAAGAGTTCTGTTCCTCGTGAGAGGGATCTCCGTGAAAGGCTATCAGGGACGATGACTCCACAACCTAAAAACTATGACCCACCAAAGCCTAAAGTGGCTACTAAACCTAGCGGTAAAAGTATCGATGTTGAGACTCCTTCAGTACATAACAAAAGATCAGCTAACCCAACTCCTAAAAATGTGTCCCGAAAG GCTGACGCTTCTCTGGATGAATTTTTGCTGTCACTGGGTCTCGAAAAGTATCTCATAAGTTTTCAAGCTGAAGAA GTTGATATGACTGCACTCATTCATATGACTGATGAGGATCTCAAGGCCATGGGTATACCAATG GGACCAAGAAAGAAGATACTTTTAGCCTTGGAGTCAAAAGACTGA
- the LOC137825922 gene encoding scopoletin glucosyltransferase-like isoform X2 produces MEGLFSEAESSSLKLYILPFPAPGHMNPQINLAQVLAFRGHHVTILTTPLNHQFIPKHLNVHTFNFPSDQAGLSSTLQNISSAEDNQTAYKIWKATHGLKPQIETFLQQNPPHVLISDIMFPWNFASTLNIPRVVFSPTPIFALCVAEAINNCHPQVLPSDSSLPFVVPGDLPHHVTLNFDPWTTSFRTMARCWLHAKEKNTAGVIVNTFAELEDGYSEYFQKLTGVKVWHVGELSLMLDYYHRRGSSSQKNHVGEHECLNWLSSKEAKSVVYICFGSLGGLSKEQYLEIARGMEASGQNFLLVLPKNVNDDGWVHGLEERMRENERGMVVRGWVPQGLILKHVAIGGFLTHCGANSVVEGICEGVPMMTMPRFGDHFLCEKLVTEVHGVGEPVGVWEWSMSPYDARRKVVGWERIESAVRKVMKDEGGFFTKRVHELKEKAHKAVQEGGSSYDHVTALLQSIKEMNV; encoded by the exons ATGGAAGGCTTATTTTCAGAGGCAGAATCAAGTTCTCTAAAGCTCTACATCCTTCCATTTCCAGCTCCGGGACACATGAACCCACAGATCAATCTGGCTCAAGTTTTAGCCTTTCGTGGCCACCATGTTACCATTCTCACCACCCCTTTAAACCATCAATTCATCCCAAAACATCTCAACGTTCATACCTTCAACTTCCCCTCCGACCAAGCTGGTCTTTCTTCTACCCTCCAGAACATATCCTCTGCAGAAGACAACCAAACCGCCTACAAGATATGGAAGGCCACACACGGTCTCAAACCCCAGATAGAAACCTTTCTGCAGCAAAACCCTCCTCATGTTTTGATTTCTGATATAATGTTTCCATGGAATTTCGCTTCCACACTCAACATCCCCAGAGTGGTTTTCAGCCCCACCCCCATCTTCGCTCTTTGCGTTGCTGAGGCGATCAACAATTGCCACCCCCAAGTGTTGCCTTCGGATTCTTCGCTTCCTTTTGTTGTCCCTGGTGATCTCCCCCACCATGTCACACTTAATTTTGACCCTTGGACAACCAGCTTTCGCACCATGGCTCGCTGTTGGCTACACGCCAAGGAAAAAAACACTGCTGGGGTTATTGTAAACACCTTTGCAGAGCTCGAAGATGGGTACAGTGAGTACTTCCAGAAGCTCACCGGCGTTAAAGTGTGGCACGTTGGCGAACTCTCCCTTATGCTGGATTATTACCACAGAAGAGGCTCGTCATCACAGAAGAATCAT GTTGGTGAGCATGAGTGCCTGAACTGGCTTAGCTCAAAGGAAGCGAAATCAGTGGTGTACATATGTTTTGGAAGCTTGGGTGGTCTGAGCAAGGAGCAATATTTGGAGATAGCAAGAGGGATGGAGGCCTCAGGGCAGAATTTCCTTCTTGTGCTTCCAAAGAATGTAAATGATGATGGGTGGGTGCATGGGTTGGAAGAAAGGATGAGGGAAAATGAGAGAGGGATGGTAGTGAGAGGTTGGGTTCCACAGGGTTTGATATTGAAGCATGTTGCGATTGGAGGGTTCCTAACACATTGTGGAGCTAATTCAGTGGTGGAGGGGATTTGTGAGGGGGTGCCTATGATGACCATGCCTAGGTTTGGTGACCATTTTCTGTGTGAGAAGTTGGTGACTGAGGTGCATGGGGTTGGGGAGCCTGTGGGGGTTTGGGAATGGAGCATGTCACCCTATGATGCGAGGAGGAAGGTGGTGGGCTGGGAAAGAATTGAGAGTGCTGTGAGGAAGGTGATGAAGGATGAAGGAGGTTTCTTCACAAAACGAGTGCATGAATTAAAGGAAAAAGCACACAAAGCTGTTCAAGAAGGTGGATCCTCTTATGATCATGTCACAGCCCTTCTTCAATCAATCAAAGAGATGAATGTTTGA
- the LOC137825922 gene encoding scopoletin glucosyltransferase-like isoform X1 produces the protein MEGLFSEAESSSLKLYILPFPAPGHMNPQINLAQVLAFRGHHVTILTTPLNHQFIPKHLNVHTFNFPSDQAGLSSTLQNISSAEDNQTAYKIWKATHGLKPQIETFLQQNPPHVLISDIMFPWNFASTLNIPRVVFSPTPIFALCVAEAINNCHPQVLPSDSSLPFVVPGDLPHHVTLNFDPWTTSFRTMARCWLHAKEKNTAGVIVNTFAELEDGYSEYFQKLTGVKVWHVGELSLMLDYYHRRGSSSQKNHVSDKVGEHECLNWLSSKEAKSVVYICFGSLGGLSKEQYLEIARGMEASGQNFLLVLPKNVNDDGWVHGLEERMRENERGMVVRGWVPQGLILKHVAIGGFLTHCGANSVVEGICEGVPMMTMPRFGDHFLCEKLVTEVHGVGEPVGVWEWSMSPYDARRKVVGWERIESAVRKVMKDEGGFFTKRVHELKEKAHKAVQEGGSSYDHVTALLQSIKEMNV, from the exons ATGGAAGGCTTATTTTCAGAGGCAGAATCAAGTTCTCTAAAGCTCTACATCCTTCCATTTCCAGCTCCGGGACACATGAACCCACAGATCAATCTGGCTCAAGTTTTAGCCTTTCGTGGCCACCATGTTACCATTCTCACCACCCCTTTAAACCATCAATTCATCCCAAAACATCTCAACGTTCATACCTTCAACTTCCCCTCCGACCAAGCTGGTCTTTCTTCTACCCTCCAGAACATATCCTCTGCAGAAGACAACCAAACCGCCTACAAGATATGGAAGGCCACACACGGTCTCAAACCCCAGATAGAAACCTTTCTGCAGCAAAACCCTCCTCATGTTTTGATTTCTGATATAATGTTTCCATGGAATTTCGCTTCCACACTCAACATCCCCAGAGTGGTTTTCAGCCCCACCCCCATCTTCGCTCTTTGCGTTGCTGAGGCGATCAACAATTGCCACCCCCAAGTGTTGCCTTCGGATTCTTCGCTTCCTTTTGTTGTCCCTGGTGATCTCCCCCACCATGTCACACTTAATTTTGACCCTTGGACAACCAGCTTTCGCACCATGGCTCGCTGTTGGCTACACGCCAAGGAAAAAAACACTGCTGGGGTTATTGTAAACACCTTTGCAGAGCTCGAAGATGGGTACAGTGAGTACTTCCAGAAGCTCACCGGCGTTAAAGTGTGGCACGTTGGCGAACTCTCCCTTATGCTGGATTATTACCACAGAAGAGGCTCGTCATCACAGAAGAATCATGTAAGCGACAAA GTTGGTGAGCATGAGTGCCTGAACTGGCTTAGCTCAAAGGAAGCGAAATCAGTGGTGTACATATGTTTTGGAAGCTTGGGTGGTCTGAGCAAGGAGCAATATTTGGAGATAGCAAGAGGGATGGAGGCCTCAGGGCAGAATTTCCTTCTTGTGCTTCCAAAGAATGTAAATGATGATGGGTGGGTGCATGGGTTGGAAGAAAGGATGAGGGAAAATGAGAGAGGGATGGTAGTGAGAGGTTGGGTTCCACAGGGTTTGATATTGAAGCATGTTGCGATTGGAGGGTTCCTAACACATTGTGGAGCTAATTCAGTGGTGGAGGGGATTTGTGAGGGGGTGCCTATGATGACCATGCCTAGGTTTGGTGACCATTTTCTGTGTGAGAAGTTGGTGACTGAGGTGCATGGGGTTGGGGAGCCTGTGGGGGTTTGGGAATGGAGCATGTCACCCTATGATGCGAGGAGGAAGGTGGTGGGCTGGGAAAGAATTGAGAGTGCTGTGAGGAAGGTGATGAAGGATGAAGGAGGTTTCTTCACAAAACGAGTGCATGAATTAAAGGAAAAAGCACACAAAGCTGTTCAAGAAGGTGGATCCTCTTATGATCATGTCACAGCCCTTCTTCAATCAATCAAAGAGATGAATGTTTGA
- the LOC137825924 gene encoding probable inactive dual specificity protein phosphatase-like At4g18593 — MAEASNSRTEATTKSQLIYRCKKCRRIVASEESIVSHERGKGESSFKWKKRSSEAWEAELQPVDCTSIFVEPMKWMEAVQEGNVGDKLLCMGCNARLGNFNWAGMQCSCGAWINPAFQLHKSRLDECYM; from the exons ATGGCTGAAGCTAGTAACTCTCGGACGGAAGCCACGACCAAATCTCAACTTATATACCGGTGTAAGAAATGCAGAAGAATTGTTGCTTCAGAGGAAAGTATAGTTTCCCATGAGCGCGGGAAAGGAGAATCAAGCTTCAAGTGGAAAAAGAGAAGCAGTGAAGCCTGGGAAGCGGAACTGCAACCAGTTGATTGCACTTCAATATTTGTTGAGCCGATGAAATGGATGGAAGCAG TACAAGAAGGTAATGTGGGGGATAAACTTCTATGTATGGGTTGCAATGCTCGTTTGGGTAATTTCAACTGGGCTGGTATGCAGTGCAGCTGTGGAGCCTGGATTAACCCTGCATTTCAGCTGCATAAAAGCAGATTAGATGAGTGCTATATGTAA